CTGGCTGCGCTTCAACGGCCGCGGGGTCGAGAAGAAGCCGGGCACCGGTGTCACGGTCAACACGACCAAGGAGGAGGGCAACGCACCGCTCGCGGTCCAGCTGACCAGCACGGTGAAGCTCGCCGATGACCGGTCCGTCGCCTCGTACAGCTGGAACTTCGGCGACAACAGCAAGCCCACCGGCGAGCAGGGTGCGAGCGCGACCCACACCTACACACGGCCGGGCGCGTACACGGCGCATCTGACGGTCACGGACGACAAGGGCGACACGACGACCGGCGCCGTCGAGATCACCGCGCGCTGACCCGGAGCAGTGGGCCGGGGCAGTGGGCCGGCGCAGTGAGTCGCAGCAACACGAGCCGCATTCGAGCGAGTTGAGAGAGGTCACGTGAGCGTGAACGGAACACGAAGAGCGTTCCTGGGTACGGCGGCGGTGGGACTGGCCGCGGTGGGACTGGCGTCGACGGCGACGACCGCGTACGCGTCGGAGTCCGGCCGGGGCCACGGGCACGGACATGGGCACGGACATGGCCACGGCCGGCCCAAGCGCAAGATCCCGCGTTCGGGCATCGGTATGCACCTCTACACGATGCGCTCCATCCTCGAAACGGACTTCGAGGGGACGCTGGAGCAGCTGGCGGACATCGGTTACGCGACGGTCGGCGTCAGCGGACGGTTCGGCCGCAACGCCGCGCAGATCCGCCAGGTGCTGGACGACGTCGGCCTCAAGGCGGTGCTGGAGCACGTCGGTTACGGCATCGTGGCGGGCACCGGTCTCCAGCAGGCCATCGCGGACGTCCACACGCTGGGCGGCGAGTGGGTCGTCGTACCGAGCCTGCCGGGCGAGATGCACACCCCCGCCGGCTACCGCGAGGCGGCGGCGGCGATGAACAGGGCGGGCCGCGTGGCACGTGAGTCGGGTCTGGGCCCGGTTCTCTTCCACAACCACGACGCGGACCACAAGGTGGTCGACGGCGAGGTCCTGTACGACATCCTGCTCAACGAGACCGACCCCGAGTATGTCGGCTTCGAACTGGACCTCTACTGGGCCGCGAAGGGCGGGGCGGATCCGCGCCGGCTGTTCGTGGAGGAGGGCCCGCGCTTCCCGGCGCTGCACGTCAAGGACATGGCCCCGAACGGCGACTTCGCGGACGTCGGCTCAGGCGTCCTGGACTTCGCCGAGATGTTCGAGACGGCGCGCCGGGGCGGCGTACGGCAGTGGCTGGTCGAGCACGACTCGCCGAAGGACCCGATCGCCACGGCCCGCAACAGCTACCGCCACCTGTCGAGGCTGCGGTACTGAGGCAGCCCCGTACGACCGGGGTAACCCCCGTACGAGCACCGCACCCCCCGTCGGGCCTCACGGCCGGGCGGGGGGTGCGGTGCTCTCAGGGGGCGCAGGCGGGTCAGCGGGGAGCCGCGTAACAGTGGACCTGGACGGTCTGGTCCGGCCCCCACCGCTGCTCGCCCGTCGCCATCAGCGTCCATCCCTGGCGTTCGTACAGAGCCGCGGCGGAGCGGTCGGAGGTCACCACGTCCAGCACCGGATGCAGCCCATGCCCGCGGGCCTCCCGGACCGCCTCGGCCAGCAGCAGCGCCCCGATCCCCTGGCCCCGGGCTTTCGGCGAGACGTACAGCCGGCTCACCACCGCCGTCTCCTCCGGGCTCGTGCCGGTGCGACCGCTCCAGAGATCGGGCGCGGCATCGCCGGGGCGGGCGCGGGACAGGCACAGGTGACCGGCGATCCGGCCGTCGAGCAGTGCCACCCACGCGGCGAGCGACTCGGGCGGCGCGAGCCAACCCGGGGGGTCCTGAGGCCAGTTGACGGGATATCCGTCGCTCTGGTGGACCTCGGCGAGCACGCGGACACACGCGTCGAGATCGGCGGCGTCGCGGTGCCTCACAGAGATACGTTCTTCGCTCACCGGGGAAGCCAATCACAGCGCCTGCCTGCGGACACCCGGATATCCGGGGGCGACGGGAACGGGCGGGGGCCGGCACGTCGCCAAGTCGTGCCGCCCCCCACCCGGTTCATGGGACCGGTCAGTCCTCGGCCGACGCCGCCCCCAGCAGCTCCCGGATGTGCGTGGTCGCCTCGCGGAACTCCGGCCTGGCCAGGGTCTCCACGTAGTCCCGCTCCGCCGGCAGCCCCACGTCGATGACCTCGGTGATGGTGCCCGGCCGCGGGCTCATCACCACGACCCGGTTCGCCAGATAGACGGCCTCCGAGATGGAGTGCGTGACCAGCAGTACGGTCGTGCCGGTCTCCCGCCAGATGCGGTTGAGCTCCATGTTCATCTGCTCGCGCGTCAGCGCGTCGAGCGCGCCGAACGGCTCGTCCATCAAGAGCACCGGCGGCTGGTGCAGCAGCGCCCGGCACAGGGCCACCCGCTGCTGCATCCCGCCGGACAGCTCGTGCGGATAGGCGTCCTCGAAGCCTCCGAGGCCGGTCATCCGGATGAGTTCGTCCGCGCGGTCGCGCGCCACCACGTTAGGCATCCGGCGCACCTCGGCCTGGAGCAGGATGTTGCGCCGCGCGGTGCGCCACTCCAGCAGGGCGGCCCGCTGGAAGACGTAACCGATGTCGGGCCGTGGCCCGTCGACCTGCTCACCGTGCAGCCGTACGTCACCGGCGGACGCCTTCAGCAGGCCGGCGACCAGCTTGAGCAGTGTCGACTTGCCGCAGCCCGAGGGGCCGACGATCGCCACGAACTCGCCCATCGGCACATCGAGCGACACGTCCCGCAGGGCGGTGACGTCGCGGTCCTTCGTACGGAAGCGGACAGCGACATCGGCCAGCGAGACCGCCGCCGTGCCGTCGGCGCCCGCGCCGTCCTTCGGTCCGTCGTCCTTGCTGAGACTGGTCTTGCTCACGCCATGCTCCCGGAGAGTCGCTTCCCTGGGCATCGTCATCCCTTCAGTGCCGAACTGTCCCAGTAGTCCGAGGGAGCCTTCGGGTTCTTCACGAGACCGGCCTCGGCGAAGACGTCGATGGTCGCCTGCCAGTCGGCCTCGGTGTTGAGCCCGGGAGCCTTGCCCTGGGTGGACTCGGTGTGCAGCAGCGTCATCGTCGTCGCGAACTGCTCGGTCAGTACGGCCTTCGGCGGCAGCTGCTCCGACGCGCCCTCCATGGCGGCGACGGCGGGCTCCGGCGCCTTCTCGGCCGCGGCCCACGCCTCGCTGACCGCCGCGGTCATGCGCTTGGTGAGGTCGGCGTCCGACTGAAGGATCTTCTGGCCGGCGATCAGACCGTTGGAGTAGAAGTTGAGCCCGTTCTCCGAGAAGCGCAGGTACTCGACGTCCTTCTTGGCCTTGTCCGCCATGGTCGGGCCCTGGTCGCTCGCGTAGCCGAGCAGCGCGTCCGTCTTGCCGGAGATCACCGCGGCGATCTTGCCCGCCGGGTCGGTGTTCTGGATCTTGACGTCCGACAGCTTGAGGTTGTTCTTCTCCAGGAAGATCGGGAACGTCTTGGTGAGCGCGTCACCGGCCGTGCCCGCGACCGTCTTGCCCTTGATGTCGGCGGGCGTCTTGATGTTCTGGTCGCTGAAGAACTGCACGGACGACGGCGTCGTCTGGAGCATCACGCCGAGGCTCTTGACGTTGACGCCCTGGTCGACGCCGCTCAGCACGGCGGGGGTGTCCGCCCAGCCGAAGTCGGTCTGCCCGGCGGCGGTCGCCTGGACGGTCTTCTGGGAGCCCTGGCCCGCCCTGATCTCCAGGTCGATGCCGTGCTTCTCGAAGATCTTCTCCTTGACGCCGTAGTAGAACGGCGCGTGTTCGCCGTACGGGTACCAGTTGAGCGTCAGCGTCACCTTGTCGAGCTTCTTGCCCGAGTCGCTGGTGCTGGTGTCGTCGCCGTCCTCGCCGCAGGCGGTGGCGACCAGAAGAAGCGGCACGAGGCCGATCAGGAGTCTGCGGGAGTGCATGGCTGGCCCTTCTCGGAGGGGAGGTCTCATCAGAACGAGGTCGTGACGTTGTTGTCCCGGCGGCTGGCGTGCCAGGGCAGGAGCAGCTTCTCGGCGATCTCGACCAGGACGAACAGGACGACGCCGATCAGTGACATGACGAGCAGGCCCGCGAACAGCATCGGGGTGTCGAGGTTTCCGTTGGCCTGGAGGATCACATAGCCCAGCCCCTCGTTGGCCCCGACGAACTCGCCCACGACCGCGCCGGTGACCGCGAGCGTCACCGCGACCTTGAGGCCCGAGAACAGATGCGGCAGCGAGGCGGGGAAGCGGATCTTGACGAAGGTCTGCCACGGCTTCGCCCCCATCGTCGCGGACAGTTGGAGCATCTCGGGGTCGACCGCCTTGAGGCCGGTGACCATGGAGATCACCACCGGGAAGAAGGCGATGAGGACCGCGATGAGGACCTTCGGCGTGATACCGAAGCCGAGCCACACGACGAACAGCGGCGCGATGGCGATCTTCGGTACGACCTGGGCGAACAGCAGGATCGGGTAGAGGGTCTTCTCGACGGTCGACGAGTAGACCATCACGACCGCCGCGAGCACCCCGACGACGACGGCGATGAGGAAGCCGAGCAGGGTCTCGTAGGTGGTCACCCACGTGTGTTCCCAGATGTAACTGGTCTGGCCCGTCAGCACGTCCAGGGTCGCCCCGGGTGAGGGGACGAGATAGGGCTCGACCAGCTCGGCCGCGGCGATGGCCCACCACGCGACGAAGCACGCGAGCAGCAGCACGACGGGCCGCCAGCTGGTCTCGACGGCCTTGCCGAACCGCTCCCCCGCTCCTGGCCTGTTGCGTGTGGCGACTCCCGCGATCTCTTTGGTCGGTCCCGGCATGACACTCTGGCTCACAGTGAACTCCTCGGGAATCAGGAGCGGTTACTCAACGCTGTCCGATCCTCTGCTGTACCGGTTGCCGTTCTGCCGTACCGGAAGAAGCGCTTTCAGAAAGCGCTTTCTGGTAAGGTGATCGCCACGCTAATGACTGCTTGTCCGAACGGTCAATAGGTCGTCCGGAAGTTTCCGGGGCCCGCCAAGGGACCTGCCGCCACGGCAACTCGGGGGCCGACGTGAGTGAACGGGAAGCACGGGTCCATGTGACGCTCGACGTCGTGGCCCGGCGTGCGGGGGTCTCGCTGGCGACCGCGTCCAGGGCGTTGAACGGCACGACACGTGTCCGGGACGAGCTTCGTGAACGGGTGCGCGCGGCAGCGGATTTGCTCGGTTACATCCCCAACGCACATGCCCAGGCGCTCGCCAGCTCGTCGAGCAACACGGTCGGGCTGATCTGCCACGACGTGGGTGACCCGTACTTCGCCGCTATCGCCGACGGTGTGATGCGGGCTGCGGCCGAACAGGACGTTCTGGTCATGCTCGCGAGCACGTTCCGCGAACCGGCGCGGGAGATCGAGTACGTCTCCATCCTCCGCGCCCAGCGCGCCCGCGCCATCCTGCTGATCGGCTCCGGCTTCCAGGACCGCACCTGGGAACGGGCGTTGGGCGCGGAGCTGGACCCGTACATCCGCGCGGGCGGCCGGGTGGCCGTCGTCAGCCGGCACCGCAGCGTCCGCGCCGACGCCGTCCTGCCGGAGAACCGCGCGGGCGCCGCGAAGCTCGCCCGCGCGCTGCTGGCGCTCGGCCACCGGCGGTTCGCCGTGCTGAGCGGGCCGCCCGAACTCACCACCGTCGCCGACCGGTTGGCGGGCTTCCGCGAGGGCCTGGCCGAGGCGGGGATCACACTCGGCCCCGAATGTGTCGTAGAAGGCGCTTTCACCCGCGACGGCGGTTATGCGGCGGCCCGCGAACTCCTCACCCGTGCCACCCGCCCCACCTGTGTCTTCGGCGTGACCGACGTGATGGCGGTGGGAGCGCTCGCCGCTTTCCGGGAGGCAGGCATCGAGGTCCCCGGGGACATCTCGCTCGCGGGCTTCGACGACATCCCGCTCGTACGGGAGTTGACTCCCCCGCTCACCACCGTCGCCCTGCCGCTGACCGCCATGGGGCAGCATGCCATCTCGCTGGCGCTGCGCGAGCCGCGCGGGGAGCGGTCGCGGGTGCTGAGGGTGGGCGGCGAGGTGGTGCTGCGCGCCAGCACGGCGCCGCCGCCGGGCGGTGCGGGGGACGCGGGTGCGACGGTAGACGGAGGAGAGGTCACGTGAGAGACGATCTGGCCGGGCTCAGGATCGACCGCGTCGAGACGTTCGCCGTCGAACTGCCCACCCACCGCTCCTTCGGCGTCGCCGGCGGCTCCGTGGCCGTCGCCGGGAAACCGTCCGTCCGGATTTTGGTCCGGGTCGGTGCGGACGGGGCGTACGGATGGGGTGAGGCGACGCCCATCCCCGCCTGGACGTACGAGACCGCCGAGTCCATCGTGACCACGATCGACCGCTATCTGGCGCCGGCGATCATCGGCACACCCGGGTGGAATCTGGACGCCGTCGACACCGCCTTCGACCGGGCTGTCAACCGTGGCCTGACCATCGGCGCACCCCTCGCCAAGAGCGCCGTGGACGTGGCGCTGCACGATCTGCTCGGCCGGGCGGCGGGCGTGCCGCTCGGTGTTCTGTGGGGGCAGCGCCGGACCCCGAGCGTCGAGCTGGGCTGGATCGTCTCGGGCCAGTCGCCCGCCGAGGTGGGTGACAGCGTCGCCGAGGGCAGGGACGAGGGATACCGCGCCTTCAAGGTCAAGATCGGTCTGCACGACGAGGACACCGACGCGGCGGTCGTGGCCGCCGTCCGGGAACACGCCCCGGACGCGCCGCTCTGGGTCGACGCGAATCAGGCGTACACGGTTCCGGTCGCCCTGCGGATGGCCCGCCGCCTCGACGCGCTCGGGGTCACCGCCTTCGAACAGCCCCTGCCCGCCAACGACATCGCCGGGCTGCGGCGGCTGCGGGACGTCTCGGCCGTACCGGTGGCGCTCGACGAGAGCCTGCGGCATCCGAGCGATCTGGCGACCTTCGTCCGACTCGGCGCGGTCGATGTCGCGATCGCCAAGGTCCAGCGCAGCGGCGGCCTCACGCTCTCCCGGCGGCTCTGCTCGCTCGCCGAGGACTGCGGGGTCGAGCTGATGGGGTCGGGGCTCACCGAGTCGGACCTGGGACTGGCCGCCTCGCTGCATCTGTTCGCGGCGTACGGCATCACGACCCCGGTCGACCTCAACGGCCGCCAGTTCATCGGCTCGCCGTACGCGGGTGGGACCGTGCGGGTCGAGAACGGGACCGCGTGGGTGCCCGAGGGGCCGGGTCTCGGTGTGGAGGTGGACGAGTCGGTGGTACGCGAACTGGCCGTCGACGTACTGGAACACCGTGACTGACCATGCACGACGCCGAATTGACGGCCCGTCAGATGTCTGATCACGCCGCCCCGTCGTCCGGGCCGATACCGCTCGGCACGGGGGTGCCGGGCACATCGTCCACCGGGACGGCGGTGAGCAGGTGCTGGACGAGTGTGACGAGCGTGCGGATGCCGGAGCTGGCGATGCGCGCGTCGCATATCACCACCGGCACGTCCGGCCTGAGGTCGATGGCCGCCCGGACCTCCTCGGGGTCGTAACGGAAGCCGCCGTCGAACTCGTTGACGGCGACGACGAATCCGATGCCGCGCTGCTCGAAGAAGTCCACGGCGGAGAAGGAGTTCTCCAGCCGTCTGGTGTCGGCGAGGACGATCGCGCCGAGGGCGCCCTGGGAGAGCTCGTCCCACATGAACCAGAACCGTTCCTGGCCGGGGGTGCCGAAGAGGTAGAGCACATGGCGCTCGTCGAGGGTTATCCGGCCGAAGTCCATCGCGACGGTGGTCGATCTCTTCAGCTCGACTCCCGTCAGATCGTCCGTCTCGGCCCCGACCTGCGTCAGCAGCTCCTCGGTGTTCAGCGGTGCGATCTCGCTGACCGATCCCACGAATGTCGTCTTGCCCACGCCGAAGCCGCCGGCCACCAGGACCTTGAGCGCGGTCGGGAAGGGGGTGGGAAAGCAGTCAGAGCTGTCGTCGTAGGCCATCGAGTACTGCCTCCAGAAGGGCACAGTCGCTGGGATTGTCGAAGTTGTGCGGCGGCCGGACGGTGACCGCGCCGCTGTCCATGAGGTCGGAGAGCAGGATCTTCGTCACGACGGCGGGCAGCCGCAGATGTCCGGCGATCTCCGCGACCGAGGTCGGCCCCTGGCAGAGGCCGAGCGCCTCGCTGTGCTCGGGGCCGAAGTACCTGTCGCTCGCCGCCCCCGTGGCCATGACCAGCGACAACAGATCCAGCGCGGCCGTCGGGCGGGTGCGGCCCCCGCTGACCGTGTATGGGCGGATGAGCCGGCCCGCCGCGTCGTCCAGCCACGGCCCGTCCGTGGGGACCGTCACGCTCACTGTCCCGTGACGCTCGATGTCGTGCCGACCGCCTGCCTGACCGGCGTCGCCAGATACGGCCGGACGCTCTTCACGAACATCGCCATCTCGTAGCCGAGGACCGCCGCGTCCGCCTCGCGTCCGGCCAGCACGGCGAGACAGGTGCCGGAGCCCGCCGTCGAGACGAAGAGCAGGGTGGAGTCCAGCTCCACCACCACCTGGCGTACCTCGCCGGCGTCGCCGAAGCGCGCGCCCGCGCTGCGCCCCAGTGAGTAGAGGCCGGAGGCGAGAGCGGCCATGTGGTCGGCGC
The nucleotide sequence above comes from Streptomyces sp. NBC_01716. Encoded proteins:
- a CDS encoding sugar phosphate isomerase/epimerase family protein, with the translated sequence MNGTRRAFLGTAAVGLAAVGLASTATTAYASESGRGHGHGHGHGHGHGRPKRKIPRSGIGMHLYTMRSILETDFEGTLEQLADIGYATVGVSGRFGRNAAQIRQVLDDVGLKAVLEHVGYGIVAGTGLQQAIADVHTLGGEWVVVPSLPGEMHTPAGYREAAAAMNRAGRVARESGLGPVLFHNHDADHKVVDGEVLYDILLNETDPEYVGFELDLYWAAKGGADPRRLFVEEGPRFPALHVKDMAPNGDFADVGSGVLDFAEMFETARRGGVRQWLVEHDSPKDPIATARNSYRHLSRLRY
- a CDS encoding GNAT family N-acetyltransferase gives rise to the protein MSEERISVRHRDAADLDACVRVLAEVHQSDGYPVNWPQDPPGWLAPPESLAAWVALLDGRIAGHLCLSRARPGDAAPDLWSGRTGTSPEETAVVSRLYVSPKARGQGIGALLLAEAVREARGHGLHPVLDVVTSDRSAAALYERQGWTLMATGEQRWGPDQTVQVHCYAAPR
- a CDS encoding ABC transporter ATP-binding protein gives rise to the protein MPREATLREHGVSKTSLSKDDGPKDGAGADGTAAVSLADVAVRFRTKDRDVTALRDVSLDVPMGEFVAIVGPSGCGKSTLLKLVAGLLKASAGDVRLHGEQVDGPRPDIGYVFQRAALLEWRTARRNILLQAEVRRMPNVVARDRADELIRMTGLGGFEDAYPHELSGGMQQRVALCRALLHQPPVLLMDEPFGALDALTREQMNMELNRIWRETGTTVLLVTHSISEAVYLANRVVVMSPRPGTITEVIDVGLPAERDYVETLARPEFREATTHIRELLGAASAED
- a CDS encoding ABC transporter substrate-binding protein — protein: MHSRRLLIGLVPLLLVATACGEDGDDTSTSDSGKKLDKVTLTLNWYPYGEHAPFYYGVKEKIFEKHGIDLEIRAGQGSQKTVQATAAGQTDFGWADTPAVLSGVDQGVNVKSLGVMLQTTPSSVQFFSDQNIKTPADIKGKTVAGTAGDALTKTFPIFLEKNNLKLSDVKIQNTDPAGKIAAVISGKTDALLGYASDQGPTMADKAKKDVEYLRFSENGLNFYSNGLIAGQKILQSDADLTKRMTAAVSEAWAAAEKAPEPAVAAMEGASEQLPPKAVLTEQFATTMTLLHTESTQGKAPGLNTEADWQATIDVFAEAGLVKNPKAPSDYWDSSALKG
- a CDS encoding ABC transporter permease: MPGPTKEIAGVATRNRPGAGERFGKAVETSWRPVVLLLACFVAWWAIAAAELVEPYLVPSPGATLDVLTGQTSYIWEHTWVTTYETLLGFLIAVVVGVLAAVVMVYSSTVEKTLYPILLFAQVVPKIAIAPLFVVWLGFGITPKVLIAVLIAFFPVVISMVTGLKAVDPEMLQLSATMGAKPWQTFVKIRFPASLPHLFSGLKVAVTLAVTGAVVGEFVGANEGLGYVILQANGNLDTPMLFAGLLVMSLIGVVLFVLVEIAEKLLLPWHASRRDNNVTTSF
- a CDS encoding LacI family DNA-binding transcriptional regulator yields the protein MTLDVVARRAGVSLATASRALNGTTRVRDELRERVRAAADLLGYIPNAHAQALASSSSNTVGLICHDVGDPYFAAIADGVMRAAAEQDVLVMLASTFREPAREIEYVSILRAQRARAILLIGSGFQDRTWERALGAELDPYIRAGGRVAVVSRHRSVRADAVLPENRAGAAKLARALLALGHRRFAVLSGPPELTTVADRLAGFREGLAEAGITLGPECVVEGAFTRDGGYAAARELLTRATRPTCVFGVTDVMAVGALAAFREAGIEVPGDISLAGFDDIPLVRELTPPLTTVALPLTAMGQHAISLALREPRGERSRVLRVGGEVVLRASTAPPPGGAGDAGATVDGGEVT
- a CDS encoding mandelate racemase/muconate lactonizing enzyme family protein, whose amino-acid sequence is MRDDLAGLRIDRVETFAVELPTHRSFGVAGGSVAVAGKPSVRILVRVGADGAYGWGEATPIPAWTYETAESIVTTIDRYLAPAIIGTPGWNLDAVDTAFDRAVNRGLTIGAPLAKSAVDVALHDLLGRAAGVPLGVLWGQRRTPSVELGWIVSGQSPAEVGDSVAEGRDEGYRAFKVKIGLHDEDTDAAVVAAVREHAPDAPLWVDANQAYTVPVALRMARRLDALGVTAFEQPLPANDIAGLRRLRDVSAVPVALDESLRHPSDLATFVRLGAVDVAIAKVQRSGGLTLSRRLCSLAEDCGVELMGSGLTESDLGLAASLHLFAAYGITTPVDLNGRQFIGSPYAGGTVRVENGTAWVPEGPGLGVEVDESVVRELAVDVLEHRD
- a CDS encoding GTP-binding protein, whose translation is MAYDDSSDCFPTPFPTALKVLVAGGFGVGKTTFVGSVSEIAPLNTEELLTQVGAETDDLTGVELKRSTTVAMDFGRITLDERHVLYLFGTPGQERFWFMWDELSQGALGAIVLADTRRLENSFSAVDFFEQRGIGFVVAVNEFDGGFRYDPEEVRAAIDLRPDVPVVICDARIASSGIRTLVTLVQHLLTAVPVDDVPGTPVPSGIGPDDGAA
- a CDS encoding DUF742 domain-containing protein, whose protein sequence is MTVPTDGPWLDDAAGRLIRPYTVSGGRTRPTAALDLLSLVMATGAASDRYFGPEHSEALGLCQGPTSVAEIAGHLRLPAVVTKILLSDLMDSGAVTVRPPHNFDNPSDCALLEAVLDGLRRQL
- a CDS encoding roadblock/LC7 domain-containing protein gives rise to the protein MVSDGPTGHVSDLDWLLSGLVQRVSYTRSAVLLSSDGLVRSVHGLDPDSADHMAALASGLYSLGRSAGARFGDAGEVRQVVVELDSTLLFVSTAGSGTCLAVLAGREADAAVLGYEMAMFVKSVRPYLATPVRQAVGTTSSVTGQ